CACCTCCTTGCCGTCGAGGACGCGGCGGCGCCAGGCCGCCTTGATGAGCCAGAGTTGGATGAGCAGGATCGCCAGCATCAGGCCGCGGGACGCCCAGCGCACCTTGTGATCGGCCTCGGGAATGTTCTCCATCAGCAGCGTCGGCACCGCTTCCTGGACGGTCCACCAGACCATCATCACGAGGAGGAAGACCGGGGTGATGAAGGTCATCACGAACTTGAAGAAGCGCGGAATCCGGATGCTGGCGCCCTCGTGAATCTCCCGCCACATGTTGTCCGGCCCGAAGACCCACACAAAGAGGATCGTCTCGACCAGCGCCAGGATCACGAGGCCGAAGGTGCCCGCCCAGTAGTCCCACTCTTCCAGGAAGCCCTGCGTGTAGTACACCAGGTGCAGGATGCCGATCAGCAGGGCGATGGCGCCGAGCCCGATGGCGGTCCGCTTGCGCGTCCAGCCGAAGTTCTCCTCGACGAACGAGAGCGCCGGCGTGGCCATGGCCACGGAGGAGGTGATGCCGGCGAAGAACAGGAGGCCGAACCACATGACGCCGGCCACCGTGGTCATCACGGCCCCGCCCGGGAGCTGGTTGAACACCAGCGGCATGGCGATGAAGCCGAGGTCAAAGCTGCCACCCTTGGCGATCGCGGTGGCTCCCGCCACGCCGAAGAAGGCGACGATCGCCGGAATGGCGAGCGAGCCGCCCAGCACCACTTCCGCCGTCTCGTTGGTGGCGGCGGTGGCGATGCCCGAGAGCGCGATGTCGTCCTTCTTGGTCAGGTAGCTGGCGTACGCCTGCAGGGAGCCCATGCCGACCGAGAGCGTGAAGAAGATCTGCCCGGTCGCCGCCAGCCACACCTTCGGGCTGGCCAGCAGGCTCCAGTTTGGTGTGTACATGAAGTTCAGGCCGTCGAGCGGGCTCGACTGCGTGAGGACTCCGTCGATCATGACGTCGTGGGCCCCGAGCGTGAGCACGCGGACGACGAGGATGGCGGCGAAGACGAAGAGGATCGGCATGCCGATCTTGGCCAGCCGCTCGATGCCCGCCGAGATCCCCTTGCTCACCACGTAGAAATTGACGGCAATGGTGGCGAAGAAGAAGGCGAAGGGCGTCCAAAACCCGTGGACGGTCCCGTTGTCCAGGTCCACATACGACTTGAAAAAGGCCTGCATCCCGGCCTGGTCGAGGCCCTGTGTGGCGCCTCGCAGCGACGCCCAGGTCCAGGCGAGGGTCCACGACTCGATGTAGCAGTAGTAGATCAGCACCACCATCGGCATGAAGAGGCCCAGCACGCCCAGGTACTTGGCGATGGGGTTCTTCCAGAGGGTCTGGAACATCCCCGGCACCGAGCCGTGGCCGCGCTGCCCGCCGTGACGACCGACGCCCCACTCAATCCACATCAACGGGATCCCGACCAGCAGGAAGGCAATGAAATAGGGGATCATGAAGGTGCCGCCGCCGTTCTCGACGGCCTGCTTCGGGAACCGCAGGAAGTTGCCAAGACCGACGGCGTTGCCCGCCATGGCCAGGATCAGGCCGATGCGGGAACCCCAGGCTTCGCGGGCTGGTGCGGAGTCGCTCACGAGTGCTCCGAAAAGAGGGAAGGAACGGCCAGGGCGCGGGGCGCCCCGGCATGCAGGTAACGTGCTGGTGATCAGGCGCTGTAGTTCGGCGCCTCGCGGGTGATCTTCACGTCATGGGGGTGGGACTCACGAAGTCCGGCGCTGGTGATTTGAACCATTTCCACGTCGCGCTGCAGTGCGGCGATGTCCGGCACCCCGCAGTAGCCCATGCCGCTCCGCAGGCCGCCAGCCATCTGAAAGATGACATCTCCCACCGGCCCCCGATAGGGGACGCGGCCCTCGATGCCTTCGGGCACCATCTTCGACGGCGCCATTTCGCCCTGCTGAAAGTACCGGTCGGCCGATCCATCCTGCATGGCGGCGAGGCTGCCCATTCCGCGGATGACCTTGAACCGCCGCCCTTCGGCAAGCACCGACTCGCCTGGGCTCTCTTCGGTGCCCGCGAGCATCGCCCCCATCATGCAGCACGCCGCCCCCGATGCCAGCGCCTTGACCACGTCGCCCGAATACTTGATGCCGCCGTCGGCGATGACGGGAATCTCCCCCGCCCCGCGCACCGCGTCCATGATGGCCGTGACCTGCGGCATCCCAACGCCGGTGACGACGCGGGTGGTGCAGATGCTTCCCGGCCCCACCCCGACCTTCACCGCGTCGGCACCCCGCCGCACGATTTCACGGGCACCGGCCTCGGTGGCGACGTTGCCCGCCACCAGCTGGACGTCGGGGAAGGCCTCGCGGAGGATGGCCAGGGTCTGGAGCACCCCTTCGCTGTGGCCGTGTGCCGAGTCGATGACCAGCACGTCGGCGCCGGCGTCGACCAGCGCCTTGGCCCGGATCTTCGCATCGGGCGTCCCACCCACCGCCGCGGCGACCCGAAGTCGGCCATGCTGATCCTTGTTGGCGTCGGGGTGCTGGGCCCGCTTGAAGATGTCCTTGACGGTGATGAGCCCGCGGAGCACGCCCTCGGCGTCCACCACCGGAAGCTTCTCGATCCGGTGCCTGGCCAGGATGCGCTCCGCCGCTTCGAGCGTGGTGCCGACGGGCGCCGTGACGAGGTTCTCCTTCGTCATCGCCTCGTGGATCGGCTGATCGAGGTTGCGCTCGAACTGGAGATCCCGGTTGGTCACGATGCCGATCAGGCGGCCCGCGGCGTCCACGATCGGCACCCCGGAGATCCGGAACCGGCTCATCAGGGCCGACGCCTCGCGCAGTGGCCGGTCGGGCCCCAGGGTGATCGGGTTGAGGATCATCCCGCTCTCACTGCGCTTGACCCGGTCCACCTCGGCGGCCTGCCGCTCGATGGACATGTTCTTGTGCAGCACCCCGATGCCGCCGGCCCGTGCCATGGCAATGGCCATCTCGGACTCCGTAACGGTATCCATGGCGGCGGAAACGAGGGGGACATTGAGGGGGATTGAACGGGTGAAGCGGGAGGTGGTCCGGACGTCGCGCGGGTGGACGGTCGAATGCCGCGGGACGAGTAGCACGTCGTCGAAGGTCAGTCCGACGGAGGGGCGAATGGTAGCCATCAGGTCGGGAACTCCATATGCGTCGCGGCCCACCGTTGGCGCGACGCGCCCGGGGGGCCGGATTGAATCGTGGGGGGTACCATCTCGAAGGATACGGGGCGGCCCCCGCGAAATCAAGGCGAGTCCACAGACGGGTTCCCGTCAGGCCCGCGACCGCCGCCACACGAAATAGACCGGAATCCCGAGGGCCACGATGAGGAGCCCGGGCCAGGTGAAGAGCGGCTTTTCGACAAGCAGCACCACGAGCAGCACGGCGATGCCGACGATATACAGCGCCGGCACCACCGGGTACCCCACCGCCTTGACCGGCCGGGGCAGGTCGGGCTGCAACCGCCGGAGGCGGAAGAGCGCCACCGTCGTCAACAGGTAGAAGACGAGGGCCGCAAAGATGACGTAGTCGAGCAGCTGGTTGTAGGTGCCGCTCAGGCAAAGCAGCGAGGCCCACAGGGCCTGGATCCAGAGCCCCCAGCCGGGTGTGTGGTAGCCCGAGTGGAGGTGCCCTGCCCGCTCGAAGAAGAGCCGGTCCCGCGCCATGGCGTAATAGACGCGCGGCCCCGCGAGGATGAGCCCGGCGTTGCAACCCAAAGTGGAGATGATGATGGCAATGGCCATCACCGCACCGCCGGCGGAGCCGAGCATCACCTCGACCGCGGCCGTACCCACGCGATCGGCGGAGGCGTACTGGATGCCGCGCGCGACGGCGGTCGCCCCGTTCGGATCGCCGATGAGGGGCAGCACGCTGAGGTAGGCGAGGTTGGCGAGGAGGTAGAAGAGGGTCACGAGTGCGGTGCCCGCCGCGAGCGCCAGCGGGAGATTGCGCGTCGGATTCCGCACCTCGGCCGCCGCGAACGTCACGTTGTTCCAGGCGTCACTGCTGAACAGCGAGCCGACCATCGCCGCGCCGACCAGCGGCACCAGCGCGAGGGTCCACGGGGCGGAGCCCCAGAAATCGCCGAAGTTGAGCGCGACCGTCTCCGGCTGGCGGTACACCAGCAGGCCGAGCAGGATGAGCCCCGCCAGCGCGCCGACCTTCGCGAAGGTCAGTGTCGTCTGGAATCGGGCGCCGAGCGACACGCCGCGATAGTTGATCCACGTCAGGCCGAGAATGCTGGCGATCGCGACGAGCCGTTGCGGGGAGACGCCGATGGCGATCGCGTCCGCCGCGCCGGGGAGGCGGATACTCCCGAGGGACAGGGTCACGACATCGCTGATGCCGGGCAGGAGGACCGCGAGGAACTTCGCGAACGCCACGGCGACGGCCGCGATGGTCCCTGCCTGGATGACGGTGAAGAGCGTCCACCCGTACAGGAAACCGGCGAGGGGATTGAGTCCTTCGCGAAGAAAGACATACTGCCCGCCCGCCTTGGGCATCATGGCGGCCAGTTCCACATAGCTCAGGGCGCCGGCCATCGTCATGACACCCGTCACGACCCAGACCAGCATCAACCCCGCAGGCCCCCACGCACCCATCAACCGGCCGATGTCGGCCGAGACGATGAAGATGCCGGACCCGATCATTGTGCCGACAACGAGGGAGAGTGCCTGGATGGGGCCGATGCCCCGAACGAATTCCTCGCTGGCGGGCGCGGCCGCGTCAGTCGCCATGGGTGTCATCCAGTGGAAGGAGGTGGGGCGGGGTCGAGATCAGTTGTCGGACTTGGGAGTCGCGGGCGGCGCCTTGGCCGCGGGGGGCTTGGCGGCCGGTGCCTTGGCCGCAGGGGGCTTGGCGGCCGGCGCCTTTGCGGCAGCCGGCTTGGCCGGTCCCTCGAGGGGCGGCTGGCCTTCCGAGGCCCGCATCGCCTCATCGACCACGGTCTTGCCGGCGGCGGCAAACCCCTTCATCACCTTGGCCGCGCTGTCCATGACACCCATGGTCCCGCTGATCGCCTGGATCGGGAGCTTGCCCGCGCGCATGGTGTCTTCGACCGTCTCGGTGATCTTCGCAAAAATGCCGGTCGGGGCGGCCCGTTCCGCGAACTTGCTCTCAAGAAACTCGACGTAGTCGAGGATCTGGTACCCCCGCTCGTCGCTCAGGCTCTCCAGCTTTCGCAGGATCCGCTGCTTCAGCGCATCGTTCACGGCGTCCCTCCCTGGGCATCGACGACCTGGACCAGTTCCAGCACGGGCGTAGGCAGGTACCGTGTCTGCGCGGCGCGGAGGCGCCCGCGAATGGTGAACTCCTGGAGCGGCGCGGCGGCCTGAAAGGTGGGGAGCTGGGCGGCCGTCACAATGACGTACACAAACCCCGGCTCAGGCAATGGTCCCCGGGTCAGGAGATACCGGGCACCGTTCGGGATTTCGGGCCGCAGTTCGTCGGCGGTCTGGATGCTGATGAACTGGACCCGCCACTCCAGCAGCTGGCCGACGTATCGAGAGGGATTGGCACGGATCTGGGCGACCGTCACTCCGGGGATCGCCGCGCTGGCCGGCTCGGAGAGATCCGTCTCCCGGACCCACCCCTGGAGCTGGATCTGGACCCACTCCCCGCTCTTGCCGATCACCTGTCCTGATGCCCCCGAATCGAGGGATGCCACGGCTGGCCCGTCGGGTGTGAGCATGAGGGGTGTCGGTCGCAACGCCGCGACCCGGTCTGCCGCATCGCCCGTGGGTGGGGCGGAGGGTGCCGCAGTGTCCGGCGACGCCGCGGTGGTGCGCGTCTGCGCCGGGACGGCGGTGCCACTCAGCGCCTTGGTGCTCACCCAGCCCGCCCGGGTCACCTGGGTCCATCCCCCCCTGGTGCCGACCTTGTTGAGGAGGGCCCCCTCCTCGAGACGGGCAAGGATCTTTCCATTGGGAGCGGCCCGGAGGTTCTCACCGTTCGCCGGTGTGATCACGATATCAAAGCCGTCACGTGAGGTAGCGCTGGTGGACTTGGTGAACACCCACCCCTCGAGCGTCACGGCAGTCCAGTCACCCTGCGCCTTGCCGGTCTTGACGGATTCCCCCGCCTGGAGGGTGGCCAGCACGGTACCGGCCGGGTCCTTCCGGAAGGAGGTGGCCTGGGTCACCCGTGACTGGGCGGGAAGCAATGTCGGAACAACGGCGAGGCAGAGCGTCGTGAACGCCGCCCAGACTGGTAGGCGGCGAAGGGCGGGACTAGATTGCGGCGCGGTGTAAGTCACTGTCCAGCATTGTAGAAACAGCGGAGAGGCATGTCAAACGCCAGCGTCCCGGCGCGTCAGGTGATTCTCATCGTGCTGGACGGGTGGGGCTACCGTCCGGAGCGCGAGGGGAACGCCATTGAGCTCGCCCGGACCCCCGTCTGGCACCGCCTCTGGGAAGGCGAACCGCGCACCCTCCTCGATGCCAGCGGCCTCGCCGTGGGCCTCCCGGCAGGGCAGATGGGCAACAGCGAGGTGGGCCACCTGAATCTCGGCGCGGGACGGGTCGTCCCGCAGGACCTGGTCCGGATCTCCGCCAGCATCCAATCCGGGGAGTTCTTCCGGCTCCAGCCGCTCGTCGACCTCTGCCAGCGGCTGCGGGAGCACGGCGGGACCCTCCACCTGCTCGGACTGCTCGGTGCCGGCGGGGTGCACGCCATCGACACCCACCTCCTGGCCGCAGTCGAACTGGGCGTCCGGCTGGACGTTCCCCGGATTGCGGTGCATGGCTTCCTCGATGGGCGCGACTCCCCACCGAAGTCCGCCGCCGACGTGGTACAGCGCCTCAAGTCGGACCTCGAGCGGATTGCCGGGTCGCGGGCGATCATCGCCTCGCTCACCGGGCGATACTTCGCCATGGACCGGGACCGGCGCTGGGATCGTACCCAACTTGCCTACGAGGCCATGGTTCGCGGCGTCGGGCGACCGGCGACCGACCCGGTGCAGGCCGTCCGCGACGCGTACGGGCGCGACGAAACCGACGAGTTCGTGAAGCCCATTGTCCTGGAGCGCGACGGTGCCGCGGTGGCCCCGATTCGGGACGGCGACGGAATCTTCTGTTTCAACTACCGCAGCGACCGGATGCGGCAGATCTGCCGGGCCCTGGCGGTCGACGGGTTCGACGGCTTCGATACCGGCGTGCGTCCGGCGCTGTCCGGCCTGGTCACCATGACGCAATACGACCAGACCTTTGCCTTCCCACCGGCGTTTCCGCCCTTCTCGATGGCGCGAATCGTGGCGGAGGTGTTGGCCGACGCCGGCCGGACCCAGTTGCGGACGGCGGAGACGGAGAAGTATCCGCACGTGACCTATTTCTTCAACGGTGGAGTCGAAACGCCGTACCGCGGGGAGGAACGGATCCTGGTGCCGTCGCAGAAGGTGGCGACGTACGATCTCGCGCCGGCAATGAGCGCCGAGGGCATCACGGACGTGCTGTGCGGTGCCATCCGCGCGCCGGAGCACGATTTCGTGCTGTGCAACTACGCCAATGCCGACATGGTTGGACACACCGGCGTCATGCCGGCAGTGGTGGAGGCGGTGGAGACGGTCGACCGATGCCTGGGCCGGGTGCTCCATGCGGCGGAAGCAACGGGCGCCACCGTGCTGGTGACGGCGGACCATGGAAATTGTGAAATGATGGTGGACCCTGAGACCGGCGGCCCACATACCGCCCACACGACGAACCCTGTGCCGTTGGTGGCAGTCCGTGCCGGCGCGGGCACACTCCGCAGTGGCGGAGCGCTCCGCGACGTCGGTCCGACAGTGCTGCGCCTGCTCGGCATCACGCCGCCGCCCGAGATGACGGGCCGCGACCTCCGGGAGCCCTGACCGCATGCGCTACGTTCTTGCCATCTTCGCCCTGCTCGTGGCGGTCCAGCCGGTTCACGCACAGGTCGGGTACCCGCCCAGCCGGTCGCCGTACCGGGACATCACGAAGCGGACATCCCTGACGGCACTCTTCGGGTACATCGGCGGCAGCGGCGGCAAGCTCGGTCTCGGCCCCCACGATGGCCCCGCCTACGGCGGACGGTTTGGCCTCAGCGTCAGCGGGCCGCTGGAACTCTCCTTCGCGGTCCAGTACGCCGACCTGACCGGCGCCCGCGTCTATCGAAATCTCGACGGCAATCTTGCCATCAGCGGAAGCCTCCCCTCCCCGGTGTGGATGTTCGAGACGGACGTCCAATACACGCTCACGGGGGGAAAGACCTGGCACGGGCTCGCACCGTACATCGGTGGCGGCCTCGGCTACGCCTGGCGGACCAGCTCTACCGAGAGCCCGGAAGCCTTTGACTTCGGCGGGCGGTTCTATTGGGCTCCCTTTGCCGGCACCCGGTTCTTCGTGAACCCGCGGTCGTTCATCCGCGCCGAGATTCGCGGGGCCTTCTGGCGCCTGGCCTATCCTCCCCCGTACTACGACGACATCACCGGCCTCATCCAATCGTACGCGGTCAACAACTACCTCTCGAACGTCTGGTACCAGGTCGGCTTCGGCTACTCGTTCTGACCCAGGGGGGCCCCCGATGGCGGTTTCGCTCACACGCGCGGTCGGCTTTCACGCCTGGCACCGCTACTGGCGACCTGACTGGACCCCCGCGCAGAACCACGCCGCCTTCGGGGCGCTGGCCGACCCACCCGGTCACGACCATCACTATCGCTGCGCCGTCACCGTCACCGGACCCTTCGATCCGGAGTCGGGATCGATCGTCGACCTCCCCGTCCTCGACCTCCTGCTCCAGGAGGAGGTCGTCAAACCGCTGCACGACACCCATATTGACAGGGACCTGCCCGATTTCGCCCCGGGAGTGACCCTCCCCACCTGCGAGGCGCTGGCCCGCTGGCTCTTTGCCCGCATCGCCACGCGGCTCCCGCCAGGCCTCACGCTGGCGCGAGTGCGCGTGGCAGAGGACGACACGCTGCATGCGGACTGCACCGGCCTTGACTGACGCGACACCCCCGACACGCCGGCGAGGTCGGGGACCCGTGCCCGTCGCCGTCGAGGAGGTCCCCGTCTGGCTCGAGATCAACCGGGTCCCGACCGTCACGTGGATGTGCACGCCGGAACTGCTCGAGGAGCTGGTCCTCGGGTGGCTCCACGGCGAGGGCTACATCACGGCGGTCGACCAGGTGCACCTCCGACCGTGCGCCACGGACCTCGGGTTCTGGGCAGACATTTCCGAGGAGCGGCTGGCGGCGGTGGCCGCCGAGCGACGCCGCCCGGTGCTGGCGTCCGGGTGCGGCGCCGTATCCACCTTCCTTGCCGATCCCACCTCCGTGCCGACGCAGCCGCCCAGAGGCGACCCGCCCGAGGCCGCCGTGATGCGGGAACGGTTCAAGGAGCTGTTTGCGCGTGGAGCGCGGTACGAAGACACCGGCGGGGTGCACGCGGCCGCCCTGACCGATGGTTTGGTCCTTTTTCATCATGCGGAAGACATCGGGCGGCACAACGCCGTGGACAAGGTGCTGGGGGCGGCGCTGCTGGCGAGGCAATCCGTGGCCGGGCTGGGCCTCCTCGTCACCGGCCGTATCTCGGCGGAACTGGCGTTCAAGGCGGCCCGCGCCGAACTCGCCTGGGTCGCCACCCCGTCGGTGCCGTCCACGCTGGCGGTCGAGGTGGCGCGCCGCTCGGGGATGGTGCTCGTGGGGCGTGCCGTGAGCGGCACGCCGCAGTTGCATCGACCGGGGAGTGACGCGCCGTGACAGCGCCCAGCGACGAGGAACTGCGGGCGATCCTGGGGGCGTCCCGGCGCATCGCCGTGGTCGGCTTGAGCCGAAAGCCACACCGGGCAAGCCATAGCGTGTCGGCGTACATGCAGGGGCAGGGCTACGAGATTGTGCCAATCCACCCCGCCGGCGGCGTCACCTTGGGTGAACCGGTACATCGCGACCTCCGGTCGGCGGCCACGACCGGCCCGATCGATATCGTCAATATCTTCCGCCGGTCGGAATTCGTCCCCGCGCTCCTCGACGAGATCCTCGAGGTGCGACCCCGGCTGGTCTGGATGCAACTCGGGGTCGAGGACGAACCGACCGCCCGGAAACTGCGGGAAGCCGGCATCACCGTCGTGATGGACCGCTGCCTGGCCGTTGACCACCATTCGCTGGGGGCGTGATGCGCGCATCGCTCATTCTGTTTGTGTTTGGGACCTTTGCCATTGCCCAACCAGCAGATGCCCAGAAGACCGAGGACGAGGCTCGCCTCGTCTTCACCATGGGCCTGACCTGGACGGGCGGCACCGACCTCTGGTCCGTCCAGGACCAGCCGATCCTGGTGCCAGGGACCGGATTCGACCTGATCGATCTCGACCGCAATATCTCCGGCGGAATCGGGGTCCTCTTCTCAGGCATGTACTTCCCCAAGCCGGCGCTTGGGTTCGTCGGTGAGGTCTTTTTCACGGGGACCGGCACGACGGACGGGTGCAGCGTCGTTACCGCCACACCCAATCCGCGGACCCAGGAACTCTGCAACAGCATCAACGGTTCGTCAAAGTCCAGTTCCGCGGTGCTGGTGAGTCTCGGGCCGGTCCTGCGCGCCGGCGCCGACCAGCCCATTTCCCCATACGTTCGAGGCCAGGTCGGCCTCCTCTTCAGCAACCTCAGCCCGGTCGCGACCGAGGGGACGATCGTGGTCAGCGACTCGGCCACTGGTGGATCCGAGAGCCTGCAATTCGTCGTGTACGACGATCCTTCCAACACCCGCGTCACCCTGGGTTTCGTGTTCGGCGCCGGCCTCACGACCGCCCTCGGCAAGGGCTGGCAACTGCGCGCCGAGGTGCGCGACAACCTGGTGCAGATCGCCACGGTGGCAGGACCGACCAACCCCGGCATCGCCGATCCGGTGATCGTGAACCAGTGGAAGAATCTCTGGAGTGTAGTGCTCGCCGCGGACATCATGCTTGAAAAGAAGCGCGGCCGTCGGTACTGACCCCGGCCGCCGCCAAGTGCGGGGCGCGATTCTCGCGGGCGGCGGAGCCACCCGGTTTGGGGGCCGCCCGAAAGGGCTAGAGCGGGTGGGCGGCGTCCGCATCCTCGATCTGCTCGTCGAGCGCTTTCGTGAGGCGCTCGGCACCCTCCCCCTCCTGATCGCGAACGACCCCGACGCCTCGGCGTGGCGCCCCGGGCTGGACGTCGTTCCCGACGTCCACCCGGGTGCGGGCGCCCTGGGGGGAATCCTCACCGCCGTCAGCGCAGACCCCGCGCCGGTTGTCTGCGTTGCCTGGGACATGCCCTTCGTGCCAGCTTCCCTCCTGCGGCGGCTGGCCGCGGAGCTGGAGGACGCGGACGCCGTGCTCCCAGCCAGCGGGGGGCGCCGCGGCGTCGAACCGATGTGTGCCGGGTACGGCCCTGCCTGCGAAGCCCCCATCCAATCGGCCATTGCGGCGGGCGACCTCCGGGCCATCGCCTTCCACTCCGCCGTCAGAACCTGTATCCTCCCTGCAGAGACGGTCGCCGGATTCGGCGACCCCTCCACCCTCTTTTTCAACGTGAATTCCCAGGACGACCTCACCCAGGCGGACGCGCTGTGGCGGCGACTCGCATCCTCTCAATCGTAGGCCGCAAGAACTCCGGCAAGACCACCCTGGCCGTGGCGCTGTCGGCCGAGTATGTCCGGCGCGGCAAGCGGGTCATGACCATCAAGCACGCCAGTCACCCGGCGACGGTGGATACCCCGGGTACAGACAGTTACCGGCATTTCCACGAAGGACGGGCCGAACGGGTGCTGGTCGCCTCGCCCGACCTTCGGGTGCTCTTCGAGCGCGCTCCCGACGACCAGGACCCCATCGCCCTTGCACGGCGCTACCTCGACGGCGCCGACATCGTGCTCGTGGAGGGCTTCACGGCGTACCCCCTGCCGAAAATTGAGGTCTTCCGTGGCGTGGCCGCCAAGCAGCCGATTTTCGACGCGACGTCGGCCGCGGCCGAGCAGTGGCTGGCCATCGTGACCGATGAGGACCTTGAGGCCGATTGCCGGGTGCTCCGCTTCCGCGACACGATGTGGCTCCAATTCCTGGCCAACATCGGATGGGACGGGGCCCGGATCATCGGGCCGTGACCGCGCTCGCCGCGCGGGAGGCCGCTCTCCGCATCGTGGCGGCGGTTCCCCGGCAACCGACGCTGCGCCTCCCGCTCGACGACGCGCTCGGCGCGGTGCTCGCGCACGACCTCGTTAGCCCGCTCGACCTGCCCGCGTGGACCAATTCAGCCATGGATGGCTACGCGGCCCGCGGCGCGGATGTCCGCGGCGCCACGGAAGCGCAACCGGTCCACCTGCGCGTCGTGGAGCAGATCCCGGCCGGTCGATTCCCCACCCACACCCTCGCACCGGGCGAGTGCGCCCGGATCTTCACCGGCGCCCCGCTGCCGGCCGGCGCCGACAGCGTCATCCGCCAGGAAGACACCGACCTCGGCCGTGAA
The DNA window shown above is from Gemmatimonadales bacterium and carries:
- a CDS encoding formate dehydrogenase accessory sulfurtransferase FdhD, which codes for MPVAVEEVPVWLEINRVPTVTWMCTPELLEELVLGWLHGEGYITAVDQVHLRPCATDLGFWADISEERLAAVAAERRRPVLASGCGAVSTFLADPTSVPTQPPRGDPPEAAVMRERFKELFARGARYEDTGGVHAAALTDGLVLFHHAEDIGRHNAVDKVLGAALLARQSVAGLGLLVTGRISAELAFKAARAELAWVATPSVPSTLAVEVARRSGMVLVGRAVSGTPQLHRPGSDAP
- a CDS encoding molybdenum cofactor guanylyltransferase, which encodes MRGAILAGGGATRFGGRPKGLERVGGVRILDLLVERFREALGTLPLLIANDPDASAWRPGLDVVPDVHPGAGALGGILTAVSADPAPVVCVAWDMPFVPASLLRRLAAELEDADAVLPASGGRRGVEPMCAGYGPACEAPIQSAIAAGDLRAIAFHSAVRTCILPAETVAGFGDPSTLFFNVNSQDDLTQADALWRRLASSQS
- the gpmI gene encoding 2,3-bisphosphoglycerate-independent phosphoglycerate mutase; protein product: MSNASVPARQVILIVLDGWGYRPEREGNAIELARTPVWHRLWEGEPRTLLDASGLAVGLPAGQMGNSEVGHLNLGAGRVVPQDLVRISASIQSGEFFRLQPLVDLCQRLREHGGTLHLLGLLGAGGVHAIDTHLLAAVELGVRLDVPRIAVHGFLDGRDSPPKSAADVVQRLKSDLERIAGSRAIIASLTGRYFAMDRDRRWDRTQLAYEAMVRGVGRPATDPVQAVRDAYGRDETDEFVKPIVLERDGAAVAPIRDGDGIFCFNYRSDRMRQICRALAVDGFDGFDTGVRPALSGLVTMTQYDQTFAFPPAFPPFSMARIVAEVLADAGRTQLRTAETEKYPHVTYFFNGGVETPYRGEERILVPSQKVATYDLAPAMSAEGITDVLCGAIRAPEHDFVLCNYANADMVGHTGVMPAVVEAVETVDRCLGRVLHAAEATGATVLVTADHGNCEMMVDPETGGPHTAHTTNPVPLVAVRAGAGTLRSGGALRDVGPTVLRLLGITPPPEMTGRDLREP
- a CDS encoding amino acid permease, which codes for MATDAAAPASEEFVRGIGPIQALSLVVGTMIGSGIFIVSADIGRLMGAWGPAGLMLVWVVTGVMTMAGALSYVELAAMMPKAGGQYVFLREGLNPLAGFLYGWTLFTVIQAGTIAAVAVAFAKFLAVLLPGISDVVTLSLGSIRLPGAADAIAIGVSPQRLVAIASILGLTWINYRGVSLGARFQTTLTFAKVGALAGLILLGLLVYRQPETVALNFGDFWGSAPWTLALVPLVGAAMVGSLFSSDAWNNVTFAAAEVRNPTRNLPLALAAGTALVTLFYLLANLAYLSVLPLIGDPNGATAVARGIQYASADRVGTAAVEVMLGSAGGAVMAIAIIISTLGCNAGLILAGPRVYYAMARDRLFFERAGHLHSGYHTPGWGLWIQALWASLLCLSGTYNQLLDYVIFAALVFYLLTTVALFRLRRLQPDLPRPVKAVGYPVVPALYIVGIAVLLVVLLVEKPLFTWPGLLIVALGIPVYFVWRRSRA
- the mobB gene encoding molybdopterin-guanine dinucleotide biosynthesis protein B gives rise to the protein MAATRILSIVGRKNSGKTTLAVALSAEYVRRGKRVMTIKHASHPATVDTPGTDSYRHFHEGRAERVLVASPDLRVLFERAPDDQDPIALARRYLDGADIVLVEGFTAYPLPKIEVFRGVAAKQPIFDATSAAAEQWLAIVTDEDLEADCRVLRFRDTMWLQFLANIGWDGARIIGP
- a CDS encoding 6-carboxytetrahydropterin synthase, whose product is MAVSLTRAVGFHAWHRYWRPDWTPAQNHAAFGALADPPGHDHHYRCAVTVTGPFDPESGSIVDLPVLDLLLQEEVVKPLHDTHIDRDLPDFAPGVTLPTCEALARWLFARIATRLPPGLTLARVRVAEDDTLHADCTGLD
- the guaB gene encoding IMP dehydrogenase, which codes for MATIRPSVGLTFDDVLLVPRHSTVHPRDVRTTSRFTRSIPLNVPLVSAAMDTVTESEMAIAMARAGGIGVLHKNMSIERQAAEVDRVKRSESGMILNPITLGPDRPLREASALMSRFRISGVPIVDAAGRLIGIVTNRDLQFERNLDQPIHEAMTKENLVTAPVGTTLEAAERILARHRIEKLPVVDAEGVLRGLITVKDIFKRAQHPDANKDQHGRLRVAAAVGGTPDAKIRAKALVDAGADVLVIDSAHGHSEGVLQTLAILREAFPDVQLVAGNVATEAGAREIVRRGADAVKVGVGPGSICTTRVVTGVGMPQVTAIMDAVRGAGEIPVIADGGIKYSGDVVKALASGAACCMMGAMLAGTEESPGESVLAEGRRFKVIRGMGSLAAMQDGSADRYFQQGEMAPSKMVPEGIEGRVPYRGPVGDVIFQMAGGLRSGMGYCGVPDIAALQRDVEMVQITSAGLRESHPHDVKITREAPNYSA
- a CDS encoding CoA-binding protein, producing the protein MTAPSDEELRAILGASRRIAVVGLSRKPHRASHSVSAYMQGQGYEIVPIHPAGGVTLGEPVHRDLRSAATTGPIDIVNIFRRSEFVPALLDEILEVRPRLVWMQLGVEDEPTARKLREAGITVVMDRCLAVDHHSLGA